A stretch of the Pseudalkalibacillus hwajinpoensis genome encodes the following:
- a CDS encoding S8 family peptidase: protein MRKRSKRKIVALFACFILLITSFIQPAMQVNAKSDSSVSMNDEVKRIDQKVSKAFEKNEKVTFLIKFAEQADTKKVAKEAEEKAKKNNLTSFQAEITKRSAVVNALRATSIETQHSVSTYLEQQEKKGNAEDIKSFYIVNGMAVTATKKVMNQLASFPEVDKILPNEIRQIQPIPDKTKTKAKTTADTNSIEWNIDRVGAPEVWDMGIDGAGTVIANIDTGVQWDHPALMEQYRGYSSEGVDHEFNWFDAVSGEAAPYDDLAHGTHTMGTMVGAEPDGSNEIGVAPGAKWIAVKAFSEDGGTDIDLLEAGEWIIAPKDAEGNPHPEKAPDVVNNSWGGGPGLDEWYRPMVQNWRNADIFPEFSAGNTTLFNPGGPESIATPANYPESFATGATDINDALGSFSLQGPSPYDEIKPDVSAPGVNIRSAVPGSSYEGGWNGTSMAGPHVSAIAALLRQADPSLTVDDIEDIFLNTVTPLTDDEFPDSPNNGYGYGLVNAFDAVSSVMSGLGTLEGDVMKEGSDEEEPTYQHDAPAEAYAQMDLPLTVTATDNVSVTSVELEYAHNGGWTSTEATRVDGNYLSGSYQAIIPGDAVSEPSVSYRFKIEDYGGHVVTTDEYQVEIIPGISTGYETDFESEPAGWMSWGENNSWEWGTPTVGPEAYSGEKVYGTNLDGAYDNSANMTLMMPPIDLPEGEAYLQFNQWYELERNYDYGHLFVSTDQENWEALAEYNNLSNEWVSEEVDLSAYENQRIYLAFHVETDGSVMKQGWYIDDLSLSAEPMEVAAKKKSAKVSIQPDEKSASAKAKEKVNPDKLKPSPLVVNPVKEKPSPTPQALPLQAEVSILETGRSATTNLEDGSYSMTHAAGDYTAIAEAYGYQSETQEVTIVDDEVTEADFTLEAIPEGEIEGTVTNSETGEPIQDATVLLVEDAAIAPVQTDEEGHYSVTGYEGEYTLKVLAAGYYSETFNVTVEANETVVQNADLSPFIGYAGEIGYDDGTAENARAFYDAGNGWAVKMSLAEGQERALVTGGLFRFWNTEWPNPGGTNFKVEIHDASGPDGAPGKKLAGPIDATALRNGEWTMVDLSDQGVIVEGDFYLTYIQADANPNAPGLATDEDGEYVDRSFQYVSGAWSKAPEEEGNYMIRAVVDYELTAPMITSPKDGSYTNKNSIEVDGETAPMTDVHVMKNGEEAAVTTSNEEGNFTTEIQLSDGENQLTARASTDRGMTGESDAVMVTLDQTKPELTITSPKDDWKTNKGSVTVKGDVHDENLAWVKVNGTKAKVEDGAFSHRMLLEQGENIIKVVAKDKAGNKTKKSIKVYSQQEELVINQLKPDQNKDLQAGESVKIEFDSAPGIKATFSIRMPLVNPTMMPSSMTEFPMMEVSEGHYVGYWTATSNVVAEGAEIEVKVKDSFGNETRKTAEGLLNINTKE from the coding sequence TTGAGAAAACGAAGCAAACGTAAAATCGTAGCTCTTTTTGCTTGTTTTATTCTCCTCATCACGAGCTTCATACAACCAGCGATGCAAGTGAACGCGAAAAGTGATTCTTCTGTATCCATGAATGATGAAGTGAAGCGCATTGATCAGAAGGTATCGAAAGCATTCGAGAAGAACGAAAAAGTAACGTTCTTGATTAAATTTGCAGAACAAGCTGATACGAAAAAAGTTGCGAAAGAAGCTGAAGAAAAGGCTAAGAAAAACAACTTAACTTCCTTTCAAGCTGAAATCACTAAGCGATCAGCTGTTGTTAATGCGTTAAGAGCTACGTCTATTGAAACACAACACTCTGTGTCCACATACTTAGAACAACAAGAGAAAAAAGGCAATGCAGAAGACATAAAATCATTTTACATCGTAAACGGTATGGCAGTAACAGCAACAAAAAAAGTGATGAACCAACTAGCATCATTTCCTGAAGTGGATAAAATACTTCCTAACGAGATCAGGCAGATTCAGCCAATTCCAGATAAAACGAAAACTAAGGCTAAAACGACTGCAGATACGAACTCAATTGAGTGGAATATTGATCGAGTAGGTGCTCCTGAAGTATGGGATATGGGAATTGATGGGGCGGGGACGGTGATCGCTAACATTGATACCGGTGTTCAGTGGGATCATCCCGCTCTTATGGAACAGTATCGAGGATATAGTTCTGAAGGAGTAGATCATGAATTTAACTGGTTTGACGCTGTAAGCGGAGAAGCCGCCCCGTATGATGATCTCGCACATGGGACTCATACAATGGGAACTATGGTTGGCGCTGAACCGGATGGTTCGAATGAGATTGGCGTCGCTCCTGGGGCAAAATGGATAGCGGTAAAAGCTTTTAGCGAAGACGGTGGAACAGATATCGATCTTCTTGAAGCAGGAGAATGGATTATTGCTCCTAAGGATGCAGAAGGCAATCCACACCCTGAGAAGGCTCCTGATGTCGTGAACAATTCTTGGGGAGGCGGACCTGGGCTTGACGAATGGTATCGCCCAATGGTTCAAAATTGGCGAAATGCAGATATATTCCCAGAATTTTCTGCGGGTAATACAACACTATTTAATCCCGGAGGTCCGGAGTCAATCGCAACACCAGCAAATTATCCTGAGTCATTTGCTACGGGAGCTACAGATATCAATGATGCTCTTGGGAGTTTCTCTCTACAGGGACCATCCCCATATGATGAAATAAAACCTGACGTTTCAGCTCCTGGAGTTAATATCCGTTCTGCGGTACCAGGGAGTAGCTATGAAGGAGGGTGGAATGGTACGTCGATGGCTGGGCCACACGTATCAGCGATCGCTGCTCTCCTTCGTCAAGCAGATCCATCGTTGACGGTTGATGATATAGAAGACATCTTTTTAAACACCGTCACACCACTTACAGACGATGAATTCCCAGATTCTCCGAATAATGGTTACGGTTATGGATTAGTGAATGCATTTGATGCCGTTTCTTCTGTTATGAGTGGGCTCGGTACATTAGAAGGTGATGTGATGAAAGAAGGAAGCGATGAAGAAGAGCCCACGTATCAACACGATGCTCCTGCAGAGGCTTATGCTCAGATGGACCTTCCTCTTACCGTCACAGCGACAGATAATGTGAGCGTAACGAGTGTAGAGCTTGAATATGCTCATAACGGAGGGTGGACGTCAACTGAAGCAACAAGAGTTGATGGGAACTATCTTTCTGGATCCTATCAAGCTATTATTCCAGGTGACGCCGTCAGTGAACCTTCCGTTAGTTACAGGTTTAAAATCGAAGACTATGGCGGGCATGTTGTCACAACGGACGAATATCAGGTAGAAATTATTCCTGGTATCTCAACAGGTTACGAAACGGACTTTGAATCAGAGCCAGCTGGATGGATGAGCTGGGGAGAAAATAATTCATGGGAGTGGGGGACGCCAACGGTTGGTCCTGAAGCTTACTCTGGAGAAAAGGTTTATGGAACCAACCTTGATGGAGCATATGACAACAGTGCTAACATGACGCTGATGATGCCTCCTATCGATTTACCAGAAGGTGAAGCTTATCTTCAATTCAATCAATGGTATGAACTTGAAAGAAACTATGATTATGGTCATCTCTTCGTTTCAACCGATCAGGAAAATTGGGAAGCTCTTGCGGAGTATAATAATCTTTCTAATGAATGGGTGAGTGAAGAGGTTGATCTATCTGCCTATGAAAATCAGCGGATTTATTTAGCTTTTCACGTCGAGACGGATGGTAGCGTGATGAAGCAGGGCTGGTATATTGACGATTTAAGTTTATCAGCAGAGCCGATGGAAGTCGCCGCTAAGAAAAAGAGCGCGAAAGTTTCTATTCAGCCTGATGAAAAATCTGCTAGTGCCAAAGCGAAAGAAAAAGTCAATCCTGACAAGTTAAAACCTTCACCGCTTGTTGTAAATCCAGTTAAAGAGAAACCATCACCTACGCCTCAAGCTCTGCCGCTTCAAGCAGAAGTTTCTATTCTTGAGACAGGGCGCTCTGCAACAACGAACTTGGAAGATGGGAGCTATTCCATGACTCATGCAGCAGGGGACTACACAGCTATTGCAGAAGCATATGGCTACCAGTCAGAGACTCAGGAAGTGACGATCGTAGATGATGAAGTGACAGAAGCTGACTTCACATTAGAAGCGATACCAGAGGGAGAAATCGAAGGAACAGTCACGAATAGTGAAACAGGAGAGCCAATCCAAGATGCAACTGTTTTATTAGTAGAAGATGCTGCTATAGCACCTGTTCAAACTGATGAAGAAGGACATTATTCAGTAACAGGTTATGAAGGGGAGTATACGTTAAAAGTTCTTGCGGCCGGTTACTATAGCGAAACATTTAACGTCACTGTGGAAGCGAACGAGACCGTTGTACAGAATGCTGATCTTTCCCCATTCATCGGATATGCAGGGGAAATCGGGTATGACGATGGTACTGCTGAGAACGCAAGAGCGTTCTATGATGCTGGGAACGGTTGGGCTGTGAAAATGTCGCTAGCAGAAGGTCAAGAACGTGCGCTTGTGACTGGAGGGTTATTTAGATTCTGGAATACGGAATGGCCAAATCCAGGCGGCACAAATTTTAAAGTCGAAATTCATGATGCATCAGGTCCGGATGGAGCACCAGGTAAGAAACTCGCTGGTCCAATTGACGCGACTGCTCTTCGAAATGGCGAATGGACGATGGTTGATCTGTCTGATCAAGGAGTGATCGTAGAAGGTGATTTTTATCTCACTTATATTCAAGCGGATGCCAATCCAAATGCTCCGGGTCTTGCAACAGATGAAGACGGGGAATATGTCGACCGAAGCTTTCAATATGTTAGCGGCGCATGGTCGAAGGCTCCTGAAGAAGAAGGGAACTATATGATCCGTGCAGTCGTTGATTATGAACTAACAGCACCAATGATTACATCTCCAAAAGACGGTTCGTATACAAACAAGAATAGCATTGAAGTTGATGGTGAAACGGCACCAATGACAGACGTTCATGTTATGAAAAATGGCGAAGAAGCAGCTGTCACAACTTCTAATGAAGAAGGTAATTTTACAACAGAAATCCAATTGAGCGATGGTGAAAATCAGTTAACAGCTCGTGCATCGACTGACCGTGGGATGACGGGAGAATCTGATGCTGTTATGGTCACTTTAGATCAAACGAAACCGGAATTAACGATCACATCTCCTAAAGATGACTGGAAAACAAATAAAGGATCAGTAACAGTTAAAGGTGACGTTCATGATGAAAATCTTGCTTGGGTAAAGGTTAACGGAACGAAAGCGAAAGTAGAAGATGGTGCATTTTCACATCGGATGCTGCTCGAGCAAGGTGAGAACATTATAAAAGTAGTGGCGAAAGACAAAGCAGGAAATAAAACGAAAAAGTCGATCAAAGTTTATTCCCAGCAAGAAGAATTGGTCATTAATCAATTAAAACCAGATCAAAATAAAGATCTTCAAGCGGGAGAATCAGTGAAAATTGAATTCGATAGCGCTCCAGGAATAAAGGCTACTTTCTCAATTCGTATGCCGCTAGTGAATCCAACGATGATGCCTTCAAGTATGACTGAATTTCCAATGATGGAAGTATCAGAAGGGCATTATGTCGGTTACTGGACAGCTACTTCGAATGTGGTGGCTGAAGGTGCTGAGATCGAAGTGAAAGTGAAAGATTCTTTTGGCAACGAGACACGAAAAACAGCGGAAGGATTACTAAATATCAATACGAAAGAATAG
- a CDS encoding ABC transporter permease → MRLFLKRLGKRELATSFVFVLFIILFILPFVTIGMKSVSEGWRWPALFPNELSLDAWRSIMKDPSLIESIVTTFKIALLVVILNILLAIPAARALSHYTFKGKSIIEGLLLSPILIPGILLAMGLQFTMIQFDLADKMIGVVIVHLIPTLPYAIRVMRAGYERMGSSLNEQAAVLGAGPLTRFLTVALPLLLPSIRSLMLLTFVISLGQYALTAIIGGGTVITLPLLYYPYFSSSNEAVIAGFSILFALLPLLFIGLVEVMLRLVIRAVNRV, encoded by the coding sequence ATGAGGTTATTTTTGAAGCGTTTAGGGAAAAGAGAGTTAGCAACTAGTTTCGTGTTTGTTTTGTTTATTATTTTATTCATCCTACCTTTTGTAACAATAGGAATGAAAAGCGTCTCCGAAGGGTGGAGGTGGCCTGCGTTATTTCCAAACGAACTAAGTTTGGATGCGTGGCGTAGCATTATGAAAGATCCTTCATTAATCGAATCAATTGTTACAACGTTCAAGATTGCTCTTCTAGTTGTAATATTAAATATTTTGCTCGCAATACCAGCGGCCAGGGCTCTTTCTCACTATACGTTTAAAGGAAAATCCATTATTGAGGGACTATTGCTATCCCCTATTTTAATACCTGGCATTTTACTCGCAATGGGGCTTCAATTTACGATGATACAATTTGACTTAGCAGATAAGATGATAGGCGTTGTCATTGTCCATTTGATTCCTACGCTACCTTATGCCATTCGTGTCATGAGGGCAGGCTATGAGAGAATGGGAAGTAGTCTAAATGAGCAGGCTGCTGTACTAGGAGCCGGTCCGTTGACGCGCTTTTTGACAGTAGCCCTACCTTTATTACTTCCAAGTATTCGAAGCTTAATGTTATTAACTTTTGTTATATCTTTAGGACAATATGCGCTTACAGCTATTATTGGGGGAGGTACAGTGATCACCCTCCCATTATTATATTATCCCTATTTTTCAAGTTCGAATGAAGCAGTTATTGCAGGATTTTCAATACTTTTTGCTTTGCTTCCCCTTCTATTTATTGGCCTGGTGGAAGTTATGTTGAGGCTGGTTATTCGAGCTGTTAATCGCGTTTGA
- a CDS encoding TVP38/TMEM64 family protein: MTVKTLLKGLSLTALIIVIYLLNQYVFDFRPSHIRGWISSFGFYAPLIFLLICIGRPFVLFPTSIISISGGLVFGPLLGTVLAVVGGSTGALLFFSLARKLGMNILPKSWKRKGENLEKRLSEKGFLYVLLLRLVPFLHFDLVSYVCGVSNVNRRKYYLATLLGMLPGAIALNFLGASFLSNNLSSVIIAAAVLLLLLIVSLYIRRKAFGPSVEEELK, encoded by the coding sequence ATGACTGTTAAAACACTTCTAAAAGGATTATCGTTGACGGCACTTATCATTGTTATTTACTTACTTAATCAATATGTATTTGATTTTAGACCCTCTCACATTCGTGGTTGGATTTCATCATTCGGCTTTTATGCTCCGCTCATTTTCTTGCTTATTTGTATTGGTAGACCCTTTGTGCTCTTTCCCACATCGATCATTTCGATCAGTGGTGGCTTAGTATTCGGGCCTCTACTTGGTACAGTTCTAGCGGTGGTAGGTGGTTCAACAGGAGCTCTTCTTTTCTTTTCATTAGCAAGAAAATTAGGAATGAACATTCTACCGAAATCATGGAAGCGGAAGGGAGAAAACCTTGAGAAACGATTATCAGAAAAGGGTTTTCTTTATGTACTCTTGTTACGTCTCGTTCCTTTTCTTCATTTTGATTTAGTTAGCTATGTTTGTGGGGTTTCTAATGTGAATCGGAGGAAATACTATTTAGCAACGCTGCTGGGGATGTTACCAGGTGCCATTGCATTGAATTTTCTGGGGGCAAGTTTTTTATCAAATAATTTATCATCGGTCATTATTGCTGCTGCCGTATTACTACTATTACTTATCGTAAGTCTATATATTCGCAGAAAAGCATTCGGACCTTCTGTTGAAGAAGAACTGAAATAA
- a CDS encoding dihydrolipoyl dehydrogenase family protein, producing MIEYDLIVIGGGSGGLTAASGAANMGANVALIDDQPGLGGDCLHYGCVPSKAFITAAKEVHAVYKGAKEFGLTVSGEVLFSRAINRVKEAISEIQEIDSDERFEKLGVDIYRGKGSFKDSHTVLIDGENPIKGKRIVISTGSSPKVPPIDGVENVSYITNESIFNLDHLPESIVFIGGGPVGLELAQSLSRFGTNVTILETSETILKKEDHDIIPIATKELEKELSFIFKAEVKGIKKENGYKVVTYIENGEEKTIQSEMIMFSTGRKPNTDKLNLEAASVDEDKGFITVNASLQSSQSHIYAIGDVNGAFPFTHGAGMEGKLIVQNAVFGLKRKVNYENVPWVTYIDPEVFHLGMTEKEAKEKHGDQIRVFKVGTEDVDRFIAERKKNGLLKVITDMKGHILGAHAVGEDAGSWMQEIVFAKEHGHKIGDISTVIHPYPTKGAILNQAADLFWREKLFDGWLPKVSEKYIKWVR from the coding sequence ATGATAGAATATGATCTAATTGTAATAGGCGGGGGTTCTGGTGGACTGACTGCTGCATCTGGTGCAGCCAATATGGGAGCCAATGTTGCCTTAATCGATGATCAGCCAGGTTTAGGTGGTGACTGTCTTCATTATGGGTGTGTCCCATCAAAGGCTTTTATTACAGCTGCTAAAGAAGTTCATGCTGTCTACAAGGGGGCAAAAGAATTTGGCCTTACGGTGAGCGGCGAAGTGCTCTTTAGTCGTGCTATAAATCGCGTTAAAGAAGCGATTAGTGAAATTCAAGAAATTGATAGTGATGAGCGCTTTGAGAAATTAGGGGTAGATATTTATCGAGGCAAAGGTTCATTTAAAGATAGTCATACAGTCCTCATTGATGGCGAGAACCCCATCAAAGGGAAACGAATTGTGATTTCCACAGGTTCAAGCCCGAAAGTCCCCCCAATTGATGGAGTGGAAAATGTCTCTTATATTACGAATGAATCGATTTTCAATTTAGACCATTTGCCCGAAAGTATCGTTTTTATAGGAGGCGGTCCTGTTGGACTTGAGCTTGCTCAATCTCTCTCAAGATTCGGCACAAATGTAACTATACTAGAAACCTCTGAGACCATTTTGAAAAAAGAAGATCATGATATCATACCAATTGCTACGAAGGAATTGGAGAAAGAGCTTTCATTTATTTTTAAAGCAGAAGTAAAAGGAATTAAAAAGGAAAACGGTTATAAAGTTGTGACGTATATTGAGAATGGCGAAGAGAAAACTATCCAATCAGAAATGATTATGTTTTCAACGGGTAGAAAGCCTAATACAGATAAATTGAATTTAGAAGCGGCCTCAGTAGATGAAGACAAGGGTTTTATTACAGTTAATGCGTCATTACAATCTAGCCAATCCCACATCTATGCAATTGGTGATGTGAATGGTGCCTTTCCTTTTACACATGGAGCTGGTATGGAAGGGAAACTTATTGTACAAAACGCAGTGTTTGGATTAAAGAGAAAAGTAAACTATGAGAACGTTCCATGGGTTACGTATATAGATCCTGAGGTCTTTCACCTTGGAATGACTGAGAAAGAAGCGAAAGAGAAACATGGCGATCAAATTCGCGTTTTCAAGGTTGGTACAGAAGATGTCGATCGTTTTATAGCTGAGCGCAAAAAAAATGGACTTTTAAAGGTCATTACAGACATGAAAGGGCATATTCTAGGTGCTCATGCTGTTGGCGAAGATGCTGGAAGCTGGATGCAAGAAATTGTTTTTGCGAAAGAACATGGTCATAAAATCGGAGACATTTCTACAGTCATTCATCCATACCCAACGAAAGGGGCTATCCTAAATCAAGCCGCTGATTTATTTTGGAGAGAAAAATTATTTGATGGTTGGCTTCCTAAGGTGTCAGAAAAATATATTAAATGGGTTCGATAA
- a CDS encoding ABC transporter permease: MNGRIGLLSNKWKLRLYLLPAIAVTLLLVGHGMWSAVAQSFQTIDGEWTIATYAELFSNHAFFHSLKLTFRVAVLSTLLSLVIGLVMTRMLYELFKDSTLKILVWIPMLIPHFVAGYLVFLFFSQSGLFSSLLYQVGVLESRGNFPVLVQEKFGLGIILTYIWKEVPFVILMLLPVYYEIDHRYSEVVRTLGGSKWDVFKTVELPWILPILIETAVILLAFVASAFEIPYLLGVTRPEMLPVRAYEWFYDGDWSKRPLAFSAMLLPGVLALLLATFSIGAVQKHRLRMIKGRNR, from the coding sequence ATGAATGGGCGAATCGGGTTATTGAGCAATAAGTGGAAATTACGTTTATATTTATTACCTGCGATTGCGGTCACATTGCTACTTGTAGGGCATGGAATGTGGTCAGCGGTAGCTCAAAGTTTTCAAACAATAGATGGGGAATGGACTATTGCAACATACGCGGAACTTTTTAGTAATCATGCTTTTTTTCATTCCCTTAAATTAACGTTTCGAGTTGCCGTCCTGTCCACTTTACTATCGTTAGTGATAGGATTAGTAATGACTAGAATGTTATATGAGTTATTTAAAGATTCAACGTTGAAGATACTTGTATGGATACCGATGTTAATTCCGCATTTTGTTGCAGGTTATTTAGTATTTTTGTTTTTCTCGCAAAGTGGACTGTTCTCTTCTCTACTTTATCAAGTGGGAGTATTAGAGAGTCGAGGGAATTTTCCAGTTCTTGTTCAAGAGAAATTTGGGTTGGGGATCATTTTAACATATATCTGGAAGGAAGTTCCTTTTGTAATTCTCATGCTGTTGCCTGTTTATTATGAGATCGATCATCGCTATTCTGAAGTCGTTCGAACGCTAGGTGGAAGTAAGTGGGATGTTTTTAAAACAGTTGAACTACCCTGGATACTCCCGATTCTCATCGAAACAGCAGTAATCTTATTAGCATTTGTCGCTTCTGCGTTTGAAATCCCATATTTATTAGGTGTTACACGACCAGAAATGTTACCAGTTAGAGCGTACGAATGGTTTTATGATGGGGATTGGAGCAAGCGACCACTTGCATTTTCTGCTATGCTTCTTCCAGGTGTGCTCGCCCTTCTTCTTGCGACCTTTTCAATCGGAGCTGTGCAAAAACATAGGCTTAGAATGATAAAGGGGAGAAACAGATGA
- a CDS encoding FAD-dependent oxidoreductase, with the protein MKKLLLIGAGHAHLHIMKKLQEEKGEHEVILISPSEYQYYSGMFSGYLEGLYNKEDMRIHIPTLAKEAGIHFTEGAALSIDAKAKVVLTEKGDILSYDVLSVDIGSLTAGIDVPGARKHALRIKPNYRFEEVAKAMQAAETPVVVGGGAAGVEMALALTAKRKLEDKKPVALISHSPLLENTSAKAQEKIKQIMQDKSLPLYLQEKVANVTSSQIITTTGNQIAYDEVLWLTGPKAPGIFRTSQLPVDEAGYLLVEDTLQVKEYPAIFAAGDCASIRQYPDLPKAGVVAVRQSEILWANIKGFLKEANGRRFQPKNTYLSILSTGQKQGLLLYGRIVLHHPLSWKLKNRIDQKFMTTYKTNV; encoded by the coding sequence TTGAAGAAACTGTTGTTAATTGGAGCGGGACATGCTCACCTTCACATAATGAAGAAGCTTCAGGAAGAAAAAGGAGAGCATGAGGTGATACTCATTTCTCCATCGGAGTATCAATATTATTCTGGAATGTTCTCAGGCTATCTTGAAGGGCTATATAACAAAGAAGATATGCGAATACATATTCCAACATTAGCAAAAGAGGCAGGCATTCATTTTACGGAGGGTGCAGCGTTATCTATAGATGCTAAAGCAAAAGTTGTGTTAACGGAAAAGGGTGATATTCTTTCATATGATGTTCTTTCCGTAGATATCGGTTCATTAACAGCCGGAATTGACGTACCTGGCGCTAGAAAGCATGCTCTCCGCATAAAACCTAACTATCGTTTCGAGGAAGTCGCGAAGGCAATGCAGGCGGCAGAAACCCCTGTCGTTGTAGGGGGTGGCGCTGCAGGTGTTGAAATGGCTTTAGCGCTCACTGCAAAAAGAAAACTTGAGGATAAAAAACCTGTGGCATTAATTTCTCATTCACCATTGTTAGAAAATACTTCTGCTAAAGCGCAGGAAAAAATCAAGCAAATTATGCAAGATAAAAGCTTGCCACTTTATTTGCAAGAAAAAGTGGCAAATGTAACGTCAAGTCAGATTATCACAACAACTGGTAATCAAATTGCTTATGATGAAGTGCTATGGTTAACTGGACCAAAAGCTCCAGGTATATTTCGAACTTCTCAATTACCAGTTGATGAAGCGGGTTATTTACTTGTAGAAGATACACTACAAGTGAAGGAGTATCCGGCCATTTTTGCGGCAGGAGATTGTGCTTCTATCCGCCAGTATCCGGATCTTCCTAAAGCCGGTGTAGTAGCCGTGCGACAATCAGAGATCCTCTGGGCGAACATAAAGGGGTTTCTGAAAGAGGCGAATGGTCGGCGTTTCCAACCTAAAAATACTTACTTATCGATTCTTTCTACTGGTCAGAAACAGGGATTACTGTTATATGGGAGAATAGTTCTTCATCATCCTCTCTCATGGAAATTAAAAAATAGAATAGATCAAAAGTTTATGACCACATACAAGACGAATGTTTGA
- a CDS encoding CDP-alcohol phosphatidyltransferase family protein, with amino-acid sequence MLDTHARKYVQPLMDRTSESLLRLGLTANQVTVISFIIGISSGIFIYFDYYVWAVIVLWASGFLDAVDGTMARKTKPSAFGTVLDVSFDRVVEISVILGLAFRFPEAMWALLLLSTSIIFAMTIFLTVGAVSEKKGIKSFYYQAGAAERTEGFLLFTAMILFHNFLVILTLAFVAIELFTAFQRLAEAKRILA; translated from the coding sequence GTGCTTGACACTCATGCAAGGAAATATGTTCAGCCTCTAATGGATCGCACCTCAGAATCGCTGCTTCGATTAGGTCTTACAGCTAATCAAGTAACGGTTATTTCATTCATTATTGGCATTTCATCGGGGATATTTATTTATTTTGATTATTACGTTTGGGCGGTTATCGTTTTATGGGCTTCTGGTTTTCTTGATGCTGTTGATGGAACAATGGCACGTAAAACAAAGCCATCTGCTTTTGGCACCGTATTGGATGTGAGTTTTGATCGCGTTGTTGAAATTAGTGTCATATTAGGGCTTGCTTTTCGGTTTCCTGAAGCGATGTGGGCCTTGTTATTATTAAGTACTTCCATCATTTTTGCCATGACGATCTTCCTTACAGTAGGTGCTGTGTCAGAGAAAAAAGGCATCAAATCATTCTATTATCAAGCGGGAGCTGCGGAGAGAACAGAAGGTTTTCTTCTCTTTACAGCAATGATTTTGTTTCACAACTTTTTAGTTATCTTGACACTAGCGTTTGTAGCAATTGAACTATTCACTGCTTTTCAAAGACTAGCAGAAGCCAAAAGGATATTAGCATAG
- a CDS encoding ABC transporter ATP-binding protein — protein MNQLLQCRNLHKKFSNTSILQNLSFHLEEGEHFTVVGPSGCGKSTLLRCIAGLEALNEGDIYLREKSIVRLKPEDRSVVLMFQDSLLFPHLTVLENVTYGLKRKKVSKNERVRQAEQMLNKVKLSKWKDTFPHELSGGQKQRVSLARALVLKPDLLLLDEPFSSLDAALRESLRSEVKDLLREEGITSLFITHDRDEAIEMGDRLAVMYEGRFIQIGHPYDVVTNPSSMESAKIIGEGLALEEGFIPLSKLKAISVQDKQSNQDCTFVLGKVSAVTVKNNIECYRITWEQGSILVMSDSRLVAGQEVLLSAKREDMKEYSKDQWGLAQ, from the coding sequence TTGAACCAGCTATTGCAATGCAGAAACCTTCATAAGAAATTTTCAAATACATCCATCTTGCAGAACCTTTCGTTTCATTTAGAAGAAGGTGAGCATTTTACAGTAGTAGGACCATCAGGATGCGGTAAGAGTACACTCCTCAGGTGTATTGCTGGTTTGGAAGCACTAAATGAAGGAGACATTTACTTAAGAGAAAAATCAATTGTAAGGCTGAAACCAGAAGATCGTTCGGTCGTTTTGATGTTTCAGGATTCATTATTATTTCCTCATTTAACAGTACTAGAAAACGTAACTTATGGTTTGAAAAGAAAAAAAGTATCAAAAAACGAACGCGTTAGGCAAGCTGAACAAATGTTAAATAAAGTAAAGCTGTCTAAATGGAAAGATACCTTTCCTCATGAATTATCAGGTGGTCAAAAGCAGAGAGTATCACTTGCAAGAGCGCTTGTGCTGAAACCAGATCTTCTTTTATTAGATGAGCCGTTTAGTTCACTTGATGCTGCACTACGAGAATCACTTCGTAGTGAGGTGAAGGATTTATTAAGAGAAGAAGGGATTACTTCACTGTTTATTACTCACGACCGTGACGAAGCTATCGAAATGGGTGATAGGCTTGCTGTTATGTATGAGGGGAGATTCATCCAAATCGGTCATCCTTATGATGTTGTCACGAATCCTTCATCTATGGAGAGCGCTAAAATTATTGGAGAAGGATTAGCTCTAGAAGAAGGGTTTATTCCGCTTAGTAAATTAAAAGCCATTTCTGTGCAAGATAAACAAAGTAACCAGGATTGTACGTTTGTTTTAGGAAAGGTAAGCGCGGTTACAGTAAAAAACAACATAGAATGCTATCGTATAACCTGGGAACAGGGAAGTATTCTTGTCATGTCAGACAGTCGTTTAGTTGCGGGTCAAGAAGTTCTATTAAGTGCTAAGAGGGAAGACATGAAAGAATATTCCAAAGATCAATGGGGTCTTGCCCAATGA